The Lysinibacter cavernae genome has a window encoding:
- a CDS encoding GntR family transcriptional regulator, with protein sequence MSLSSLSPLPKQPSLRETITNTLRAAIVTGEMAPNEVYSAPALSKRFGVSATPVREAMLDLISEGLVAPEPNKGFRVTAISDDDLDDLTSLRLLIEPRATRSVVNLIPTEDLPMLRGLADRIIESSQHSDLTEYVQADTKFHLTLMGYTGNQRLVALVSSLRSQTRLFGLTTLVQKGLLPASAAEHHELIELIEQRDEDAVEELMARHIGHVRGIWAAPTP encoded by the coding sequence ATGTCGCTCTCATCGTTATCACCACTTCCGAAGCAGCCAAGTCTGCGTGAAACCATTACCAACACGTTGCGCGCGGCAATCGTGACGGGCGAAATGGCGCCAAACGAGGTCTATTCGGCACCGGCGTTGAGCAAGCGGTTTGGGGTATCAGCGACACCCGTTCGCGAAGCAATGCTCGACCTCATCTCGGAAGGACTCGTGGCACCAGAGCCAAATAAGGGCTTCAGGGTGACCGCAATCTCAGATGACGATCTCGACGATCTCACCTCGCTCCGTTTGCTCATCGAGCCACGCGCGACCCGTTCGGTTGTAAACCTCATCCCAACAGAAGACCTGCCGATGCTGCGTGGACTGGCCGACCGAATCATTGAAAGCTCCCAACACTCAGACCTCACCGAATACGTTCAAGCCGACACCAAATTCCACCTCACCCTCATGGGGTATACGGGCAACCAGCGCCTCGTGGCGCTCGTTTCGAGCCTCCGTTCGCAGACGCGCCTGTTTGGGCTGACGACCCTCGTGCAAAAGGGGCTGCTCCCCGCATCCGCCGCCGAGCACCACGAACTCATCGAGCTCATCGAGCAGCGTGATGAGGATGCAGTAGAAGAACTCATGGCCCGCCACATCGGCCACGTCCGAGGCATTTGGGCTGCACCAACCCCGTAA
- a CDS encoding ABC transporter ATP-binding protein, which yields MTERNVLLEVKDLKIQFGGVKAVDGLSFTVHEQEIVSVIGPNGAGKTSAFNCISGFYKPTSGNIILQGTDITGWRTANIAKAGIARTFQNLRLFPDLTVLDNVRAGMHLYGGQNFLDAILHTPRFKRNERFLTDEAHRWLDFVGYEGPRGVSVSNLAYGQQRLVEIARALARKTPLILLDEPGAGLNHGEKAQLLDLVRRIQALGMAVVLIEHDMGLVMEVSERIVVLNFGKEIADGLPADIKANPAVIEAYLGRDDDEEEAAQIAADATQFGIGTSAIRTQKPRKEGKE from the coding sequence ATGACCGAACGCAACGTACTGCTTGAGGTCAAAGACCTGAAGATCCAGTTTGGTGGGGTGAAAGCCGTTGACGGCCTGAGCTTTACCGTGCACGAACAAGAAATCGTCTCGGTGATCGGGCCAAACGGTGCGGGTAAGACGAGCGCGTTTAACTGCATCAGTGGGTTCTATAAGCCGACCTCGGGCAACATCATCCTGCAGGGAACCGACATCACCGGATGGCGAACGGCCAACATCGCAAAGGCCGGAATCGCGCGCACGTTCCAGAACCTGAGGCTCTTCCCAGACCTCACGGTGCTCGACAACGTTCGCGCTGGGATGCATCTCTATGGCGGGCAGAACTTCCTCGACGCGATCCTGCACACGCCCCGCTTCAAACGGAACGAAAGGTTCCTCACGGACGAGGCGCATCGCTGGCTCGACTTTGTCGGCTATGAAGGACCCCGCGGCGTCTCTGTCAGCAACCTCGCCTACGGCCAGCAGCGACTGGTCGAAATCGCGAGGGCGCTCGCCCGCAAGACGCCGCTCATCCTGCTCGACGAACCGGGTGCCGGCCTCAACCACGGAGAAAAAGCGCAGCTGCTTGACCTCGTGCGACGCATCCAAGCCCTCGGCATGGCCGTTGTGCTCATTGAGCACGACATGGGGCTCGTTATGGAGGTGTCAGAGCGCATCGTTGTGCTCAACTTCGGAAAGGAAATCGCCGACGGGCTTCCCGCCGATATTAAAGCGAACCCTGCCGTTATCGAGGCCTACCTCGGGAGAGACGACGACGAAGAAGAAGCGGCACAGATTGCGGCGGATGCCACACAGTTTGGCATCGGCACGAGCGCAATCCGAACGCAGAAACCTCGCAAGGAAGGGAAGGAGTAG
- a CDS encoding ABC transporter ATP-binding protein — translation MLEFTDVDVHYGQVQALRGISLSVEEGEIVALLGNNGAGKSTTLSAASGLAHPSAGTITFNGKDISQGKPWDIVADGLVHVPEGRRIFSTLSVLENLQIGGFLVKDKTLINKRMKRVFELLPLLEQRKSQQGGTLSGGEQQMLAIGRALIAGPKMLMLDEPSMGLAPLIVTAVMEVIREVNEQGTTVLLVEQNARAALKVTHRGYVLENGVTTVTGTAAELINDPRIVEAYLGA, via the coding sequence ATGCTTGAATTTACCGACGTTGACGTGCACTACGGCCAGGTGCAGGCGCTCAGAGGCATCTCGCTGAGCGTCGAAGAGGGCGAGATCGTTGCGCTGCTTGGCAACAACGGTGCCGGCAAATCGACGACCCTTTCCGCGGCGAGTGGCCTCGCGCATCCATCAGCGGGCACGATCACCTTCAACGGCAAAGACATTAGCCAGGGGAAGCCCTGGGATATCGTTGCCGACGGGCTCGTGCACGTTCCTGAGGGGCGGCGCATCTTCAGCACGCTTTCGGTGCTTGAGAACCTGCAGATCGGCGGGTTCCTTGTTAAGGACAAGACGCTGATCAATAAGCGGATGAAGCGCGTGTTTGAGCTGCTCCCCCTGCTGGAACAACGCAAATCGCAGCAGGGCGGAACGCTCTCCGGCGGCGAGCAGCAAATGCTTGCCATCGGGCGCGCGCTCATCGCTGGACCAAAGATGCTCATGCTCGACGAGCCATCCATGGGCCTCGCTCCCCTCATTGTGACCGCCGTCATGGAGGTCATCCGTGAGGTGAACGAACAAGGCACAACAGTGCTGCTCGTTGAGCAGAACGCTCGCGCAGCGCTCAAAGTGACGCACCGCGGGTACGTTCTCGAAAACGGTGTGACAACCGTGACGGGTACGGCTGCAGAGCTCATCAACGACCCAAGAATCGTTGAGGCCTACCTCGGCGCGTAG